The genomic stretch CTGTGACCTTTGCCATAGCGGAGCAAATGTCGCAGTTCACTGAGGCGCTCCAGTATACCAGTCGGTAGCCTTCTTACGCGTCACAAGATGCCCAACCGTCGATCCACGCTTCTCGATATTCGCCGCAGTCTTGCCCCGTGCACGTGGGAACGATGAGGCAAAGCCTTTCACAAGGCTGGCAGTTTCTGTGCGTTTCGTGGTTTTTTCCGAGATCCCATACCCCTTGACTCGAAAGCAGCTCCTCCGTTGATAAGCAATGCCTTCAGCCCTCTAGCAGCGTCGGGCGATGTCTGCGGTCGCGTGGGCAACTCCGTGTGTACCACCGTGGTGCCCGCTGAGGCTGGACTACCGTTTTCCGTCTGGAACAAGACGCTCAGTTCCTGCCCGCATGTGTGGTGGTAGCGAGTTCGTACCGTTGAAAAgcacgcgcggcagaggcgcagctATAACAAGTATTACGTGGACGGCCAGCTCCTCCAGAGGAATCGAAGTCTCCGATGCAGCACTCGCACATACAGTGGTATCTCAATTCCATAGGGAGCAGCAACACTGGAGGAGCCATTCTGGGCAGCGAtaaaaaaaagacaaaacATCGCGGAGGACGTGGCACCTCCTTATGCCTAGACTCACAAAACTACAGTGCGTTCACGGAGCCTGCGAGCTTCATAGAGTCTGCATGTGTCTGTTCACAAAAGCTagcaggcgacgaagaacACGGGCACGACACCCGTTCAGCAGTACCCCGCACACATCATATTCGGAGtggcgcgcagctcctgctTTGTTCGACCCACATTCTGGCGCTCCACTGAGCAATGTAAAAAAAGCTCAGATTTTTCTTCACGGATCTCCTCGAGAAGAGTGCCGGAACGCGGGTACCAGCGAATAAAACCCGCATTCATGAAGCGTCGATATTGGTTTTTCTCCTCGACCCGGAAACGCATCTTCTACACAATATGCTCTCAAAATCGAGGCCGCAAGCAGTGTGTTGTGGCGTCCCGCTGCGACGCACACTGAGTCTGCAACGGCGTCTAACTGAGGAGTTTAGATCACGCCAAAGCCTTGCAGCTTCCCTTCGATCTCAGCCTGTGGCGGGGCCGTGACGCATCTCCTCCTCAAAAAGCCTTGGATAGTTCACGagtttttttctgctgctCCGCTGACAGCGTTCCCTCGCGGACAGCCTTGGAGTTGTTCACAGCACAGCTcgccgcgtgtgcggcgcctccactgCACAAGCCCTTCTTGGAGCCGTTTAATCTTCGTCGAAATAGTGCTTGTCTGTGGTTCGGCTTCTGAGCTCATTGTAGGTGGCCAGAGTGGGGTCGCTGGCGTTGCCTCTGTAGATCCAGTGCCTGCGTCTGACGTGAtccagcagctcctcgtgGACGTCGTCAACGTCGACCCGCTCCCCTAACTCGTTCACAGCTCTCAAGACAATAGCCCGGAAGCGTTTTTCAAATTTTCCGCGCACACAGCATTTCGTCGCGGCGTTGATGAGTACAGTCATGTCAATAGGCCGCTCTTCGAGCAACTCCAGCGCCAAATCGAGGACGCGCTCCATCGCTCCATCGTACTCGTCGTCGTCAGTTCCACCGCCCTGCACCAGAGGGCTGCCGAAACACAATAAAGCGAATAGCGCAAGCAGAGCCAAAGTTGGAAGGCGGAATTTCTTCGCCGATCTCCGGCACTGCCCAAGTGTGTCGGGGGTGCAAAGGGCTTGCTGAACCGCCATTGTGGCTGCACAATAAATGCCCGAAGAAGGTCTCTAGTGGAAGACGTGCGCGGCAGGGTGCTACAACAAAGAGCGCCAGGTCGCTCACAAAAACGAGAGTCTGACGCAGAAGATAATATATGAAGCGCTGTAGGAACTGCGCGTCTTGTGTACAAGCATGCAACGTGGAGAACTAGCACGGCGCGGGTTTCGACAGCGCGTCACCCCCACACCTGCTTCGATTCAGACTCAGTCCTAGCAGCCTCTTGCACCGCGTAgaccgcgtcggcgccctaGAAATATAGTTGGTCGAGGTCGAATCGCCGCGCAGTGTCGTATTCTGAACAATCTCCCAGCTCCTAAGGTCTAGCCGACGACAGTGCGGAACAGAAAAAACAGGCAATGGAAGCAGGAACGCAAAAGGGTCAAAGATACCAATTTTCACTCTCAAGTTTCCCTGCACGACTTCAGCCCTCGTAGTCTGCACGGCGGATTCTGCCTCAGTGCTCACGTGCGAGACGCTTCATCAGAGTTTTCTCTAAGTCTGTCGTAGTTCCTTTGTCGTACCGCTGCcatgttttttttttgtttgcGAAGCTCATAGGGTCTGAGCAGAGTTATTGAGCGGCAATAGTCAGCCCGCGAGGCGATGTCAAAAGTGTGTAGGCACTAGAGCGCACTGGGTCAGGGAAGCCGGAAATCGGACGACATCTTTTTAAAAGCTGAGGAAGAAGGTCATTCTATCTAGTAAGCGGACAAAGATGTGTCGTGTTCAGATAGAGGCGCGAGTTGCTGGGAGAGGGGTGGTGATAGTTTTCTACCGAAGCGAGCGACTCTAGAGCAAGGACGAAGACTTCTTCGGCTTCGTCGCCAGGACTCTGTTTTATGTTGAAGCGAACTGGAGCCTAGTTCGAATCTGAGGCCGCCGGCTAGTGGAAGGTTTCTAAAGCCGAGCGGACCTCACCatctccgccccccctcccccccgtcccGCCCACTCGGAAACGTCGTCGAGCTGTTGCACGACGTGCGTCTGTTGTAATCGTTGCAGTTGCCCTACTTTCCCTTCCTGCAAGTTTGCCGGGTCCAATTGTTGAGGAATGTCGTCGTTTAGCCATAAATCGGAGGTAGGATGCTTTGAAGCCACCAAGCTAAGCA from Besnoitia besnoiti strain Bb-Ger1 chromosome X, whole genome shotgun sequence encodes the following:
- a CDS encoding hypothetical protein (encoded by transcript BESB_016050); the encoded protein is MAVQQALCTPDTLGQCRRSAKKFRLPTLALLALFALLCFGSPLVQGGGTDDDEYDGAMERVLDLALELLEERPIDMTVLINAATKCCVRGKFEKRFRAIVLRAVNELGERVDVDDVHEELLDHVRRRHWIYRGNASDPTLATYNELRSRTTDKHYFDED